In one Hypomesus transpacificus isolate Combined female chromosome 18, fHypTra1, whole genome shotgun sequence genomic region, the following are encoded:
- the si:dkey-109j17.5 gene encoding uncharacterized protein si:dkey-109j17.5, which translates to MASNSKVSILDYFNIVFEGENGKIESNCKACGTRIQAKRSVTSNFVTHLKRKHQAMYDEFVKRKDMKREAYSSSSMHGLTSTTNGGSARFSHSISAGGGGTGGAGGTAGGTKFDRHDPRQVLISEAIAKMIVRDLQPASIVENQGFRELLALLEPRFTPESRRYVQSQLLPAYAYQAQLATRQALASAHALSLSLDLWSGPSGTSAGANAGYLGVTCHFLTADWQMRSALLACLSLVGGSSSNRVLTEFQEVCHANGVLGRAFRVVADAFPAETWPTCHLPGFHIHANGEGEEEEEVDSGNEDAQGADKRNGGSDGGEEVGEEWGDLWDQGLGVCRVDCFSRSLDACVREGLRSCPQLSSALAKAACFYNYITSAVPTEKLNQVFGNPEGPPAGLGGPAPVERDWASQLKVLRRMLDCADFLEEVSGRGELALGSPERALLRELTDTLEPFTEAWDMVQGDRQADRHVALSLALPCVLGLRKHLSETSTPHCPSLLLGLAQSVERRLAPLLQDPLYITATTLDPQFKLSWSSDDWHRQVVLEEVSKLSTPASSIQDPCSETHPQAQSPSSQAPSPVSSLARPCKLFSFIKQRPTAQAKSLEQELAAYLHEEPTDEEPLHYWRRKAIDFPQLAQVAQRAFTIPASSTGVETIFSLAGRCLRPETGRVLPKNLETLIYLKANYRLLWM; encoded by the exons ATGGCGTCAAATTCGAAGGTATCTATTTTGGATTACTTTAATATCGTATTTGAAGGGGAAAATGGCAAAATCGAATCCAACTGCAAGGCTTGTGGCACAAGGATTCAGGCCAAACGAAGTGTCACATCCAACTTCGTCACCCATCTGAAG CGTAAGCACCAGGCCATGTATGATGAGTTTGTTAAGAGGAAGGATATGAAGAGAGAGGCATACTCATCCAGCTCCATGCATggcctcacctccaccaccaacGGGGGCAGCGCCCGATTCTCTCACAGCATTTCTgccggagggggagggacaggaggagcaggaggaactgCAGGAGGAACCAAGTTTGACCGCCATGATCCTCGGCAG GTCCTGATATCGGAGGCTATTGCAAAGATGATCGTGCGTGACCTGCAGCCGGCGTCCATCGTGGAGAACCAAGGTTTCCGTGAGCTCCTCGCCCTCCTGGAGCCTCGTTTCACCCCTGAGTCCCGGCGCTACGTCCAGAGCCAGCTTCTACCAGCCTACGCCTACCAGGCCCAGCTCGCCACCCGCCAGGCCTTGGCCTCGGCGCATGCTCTCAGTCTAAGCCTGGATTTGTGGAGTGGTCCCTCAGGGACCAGTGCAGGGGCCAATGCAGG GTACCTGGGTGTCACCTGCCACTTCCTGACCGCTGACTGGCAGATGCGCTCTGCCTTGCTGGCATGCCTTTCCCTGGTTGGTGGCAGTTCATCCAATCGCGTGCTGACAGAGTTTCAAGAGGTGTGCCATGCTAACGGGGTCCTGGGACGAGCGTTCCGCGTGGTGGCCGACGCCTTTCCTGCTGAAACGTGGCCCACGTGTCATCTCCCCGGCTTCCACATCCACGCCaatggagaaggggaggaggaggaagaagtggACAGTGGGAACGAGGATGCGCAGGGAGCGGACAAGAGGAACGGAGGGAGTGACGGAGGGGAAGAAGTGGGAGAAGAGTGGGGAGACTTgtgggaccagggtctgggtgtgtgtcggGTGGACTGTTTCTCTCGCTCCCTGGACgcctgtgtgagagaggggttgCGTTCCTGCCCGCAGCTGTCCTCCGCCCTGGCCAAAGCTGCCTGCTTCTACAATTACATCACCTCTGCTGTGCCCACAGAGAAACTCAACCAGGTGTTCGGCAACCCCGAGGGCCCCCCGGCAGGTTTGGGGGGCCCTGCACCTGTGGAAAGGGACTGGGCGTCCCAGCTGAAG GTGTTGCGGCGCATGCTTGACTGTGCTGACTTCCTGGAGGAGGTGAGCGGGCGAGGGGAGCTGGCTCTGGGAAGCCCAGAGAGGGCGCTACTAAGGGAGCTCACAGACACGCTGGAGCCCTTCACTGAAGCCTGGGACATGGTGCAAGGAGaccgacaggcagacagacacgtgGCCCTCAGCTTAGCTCTGCCCTGTGTGCTGGGGCTCCGGAAGCACCTGTCAGAGACCTCCACCCCCCATTGCCCGTCTCTTCTGCTGGGTCTGGCCCAAAGTGTGGAGCGCAGGCTGGCTCCTCTCCTTCAGGACCCTCTCTACATCACTGCCACCACCCTGGACCCCCAGTTTAAGCTGTCCTGGAGCAGTGATGACTGGCACAGGCAGGTTgtcctggaggaggtgagtaAACTCTCCACCCCGGCCTCGAGCATCCAGGACCCCTGCTCGGAGACCCATCCCCAGGCCCAGTCACCTTCATCCCAGGCCCCATCACCCGTCTCCTCCCTGGCCAGACCCTGCAAGCTCTTTTCCTTCATCAAACAGAGGCCAACGGCGCAGGCCAAGAGCCTGGAGCAGGAGCTGGCCGCGTACCTGCATGAAGAGCCTACGGACGAGGAGCCCTTGCACTACTGGAGGCGGAAGGCCATTGACTTTCCTCAGCTTGCCCAGGTGGCCCAAAGGGCGTTCACCATCCCAGCTAGCAGCACGGGCGTAGAAACCATTTTTTCCCTGGCAGGACGCTGCCTGCGGCCAGAGACGGGCCGCGTCCTACCAAAGAACCTGGAGACACTCatctacctgaaggccaactaCAGGCTTCTGTGGATGTAG